In the Halorussus salinus genome, TTCGTGAGCGTGTTGGGCGCGTCGTACTGCATCACGGCCTCGGGTTGCTCCTCGTGGGAGGGCACCGCGTGGGTGTCGAGACCGGTCGTGTCGTAGGCCGCGCCGTTCACGTCGCTGACCGCGACGACGTTCGCGCCCCAGTCGTCCAGCAGGCGGGCCGCGTTCGCGCCGACCGACCCGAAGCCTTGGACCGCCACGGTGGCCTCGTCTACGGTCTTGTCGTAGTACCGGAGCGCCTCGCGGGCGATGATTGCGACCGAGCGACCGGGGGCCTCCTCGCGGCCCTCGCTCCCGCCGATGACCGGCGGTTTCCCGGTGACGACGCCGGGCGTCGTCTCGCCCTCCTGCATCGAGTAGGCGTCCATGAACCACGCCATCGTCTGGGCGTCGGTGCCCATGTCGGGCGCGGGGATGTCCTGTTTCGGCCCGATGGTGTCCCGAATCTCCTCGGCGAACCGGCGGGTCAGTCGCTCCTTCTCGTCGGCGCTGAGGTCCTTCGGGTTCACCACGATACCGCCCTTCCCGCCGCCGAACGGCAGGTCCATCACGGCGCACTTCCACGTCATCCACATCGAGAGACCGACGCACTCCTCGGCGGTCACGTCGGGGTGGAAGCGCAGGCCGCCCTTGTACGGGCCGCGCACGTCGTCGTGCTGGGCGCGATAGCCCGTGTACACTTCGACACTCCCGTCGTCGCGCTTCAGCGGCACGCCGACTTCGACCACCCGCGTCGGGTGCTTGAGGCGTTCGATGACGCCCTCTTCTACGTCCACGTGCGTCGCGGCCGCCGAGAGCTGTCGCAGGGCGGTTTCGAGCGCCGATTCGGTCTCCGAGTAGTCGTCTCCGTCGGGGTCGTCGAGTGTGTTCGTCGCCATGACTCTACTCGTAGGGCATCCCTCGGTTGCGCATCGAACTCCCGCAGTCGCCGCATCCGCCGGGGTGACTGCTCGCGCTCACCGTCTCGCCGCAGTTCAGGCACTCGTACTCGTAATCTTCGTCCGCGTCGTAGTCTGGGTCGCGGGTTCTCATTCGGTAAATATTGCTAAGCGGCTCCCCGAACATGGGCTGTCCCGTTGAATAGTAACCCGTGACTCCCGACCGCGTGGTTTACTATTCCACCTCGGAGGGTCGCGGCCGGTTCTCGAACAGCGAGGAGAACAGTTTTCGCTCGATTCGGCGCACGTGGTCGTAGAACGCGGTGTGAGAGATGTCCAACATCTCGGCGACCTCCCGGCCGGTCACGTCGCGCTTCGAGTCGAAGAACCCCGCGTGGTAGGCCATCTGGGCGACCTCTAACTGTCGCTCGGTGAGGTCGTCTACGAGTCGCCCGGTCCGTCCTCGCGTGTCCAGCGCCCGCGTCCGCTCGCGCTGTGCGACCGGTTCGGCGGCGTCGTAGGTGTTCGAGACCACCTCGTCTATCGAGCGCGTCGTCACCGAGTCGGGCACGTCCACGGTCAGCGAGATACCCTCCGGAGTCGCCTCGAAGTGCCGGAGGAGTGCCCCGTGGTCGGCCAGCGCGGCGGTCACGAACTCCCCGCGCAGTCGGAGGCCGACCAGTCCGCCCTCGTCGGTCTCCCGAATCGACTCCGCGTCCGCGACGCCGACGGACTCGTCGGCCGCCGCGACCACGCCGTCGAGGGGCGCGCCCGCGACGGTGGCGAACACGAGCGTCGTCCCGTCGTCGCCCGTCACGTCGCCCTCGACCGCTATCGTCGCGCCGGTCTCGCTGGCGAGGCGCGCGAGGAGGGCGCTCGGGTCGGCGACCCGGTATTCGAGTTCGACCACCGTGTCGCTCTGGAGGGCTTCCTTGCGCTGGACCGCGTTGATGGCCGACGCCACGGTGTCGCCGAGTTCCCGGAGGACCGACCGGACCATCTCGTCGAAGGCGTCGGGATGGTCGGCGTAGACGGTCAGCGTCCCGAACAGCACGTCGTCGTAGACCAGCGGAATCGACAGCACCGACTGGAAGTCCCGCGAGACCGCCTCCTTGCCCCACCGGCCGGTCCGGAGGTGTTCGGCGACGTTCGAGACGAGCGTCGCCTCCCGACGCTCGGCGGTCCGGACGCTCGGTTCGACGGTCTCGGGGTCGCCGTCGAACTCGAAGGGCACGCCGTCGAGGTACCCCTGCTCGGCCCCGGCCCACGTCCGGGGTCGGAGCGTCCGGTCCAGCGCGGTCGTCCCGCCGATCCACGCGAACCGGAAGCGGTCGTCGGCGGTCAGTCGCTCGCAGACGGCGGCCTCTATCTGTTCGCGGGACTCCGCGCCGACGAGGGCTTGGTCTATCTCGCGGATGAACTCGTTGACCCGGTTGAGTTGCGAGAGCCGCTCGTTCTGGCGCTGGAGTCGCCGGTCGCGCTCCCGGAGTTCGCCGTCGCGCTCCACCCGGTCGAACGCCGCCTCGGTCGTCGCGGCCAGCAGTTCGGCGACCTCCTCGGCCACCTCGTCGAAGGTCTCGTCGGCGGCGGCCGCCACGAAGACCCCGTGGTCGCCCAGCGGCACGGCGACGTAATCGCCGAGCGTCGAGAACGGCGACCGAGGAGCGCGGTCGGTCCGGGTCGCCGAGTCGGTTCGGTCGATGCGGTCGGTCCGGCCTGCGGTGTCGAGTCGGTTCCCGCGACCCGTCCGCCCTTCGCGGTCGCACGTCCGGGTCTCGTCCTCCACGAAGGCGCGGGTGACGGGG is a window encoding:
- the gdhB gene encoding glutamate dehydrogenase GdhB gives rise to the protein MATNTLDDPDGDDYSETESALETALRQLSAAATHVDVEEGVIERLKHPTRVVEVGVPLKRDDGSVEVYTGYRAQHDDVRGPYKGGLRFHPDVTAEECVGLSMWMTWKCAVMDLPFGGGKGGIVVNPKDLSADEKERLTRRFAEEIRDTIGPKQDIPAPDMGTDAQTMAWFMDAYSMQEGETTPGVVTGKPPVIGGSEGREEAPGRSVAIIAREALRYYDKTVDEATVAVQGFGSVGANAARLLDDWGANVVAVSDVNGAAYDTTGLDTHAVPSHEEQPEAVMQYDAPNTLTNEEVLELDVDVVIPAAIGNVLTADNAGDVQADIVVEGANGPTTSAADEILNERGVAVIPDILANAGGVTVSYFEWLQDINRRQWSLERVNDELESHMLSAWDDVRREVESRDLSWRDAAYVVALERVGEAKSSRGLWP
- a CDS encoding bacterio-opsin activator domain-containing protein, with the translated sequence MDTIRASQSADRRRVLLAGPEEWRERLRPAFAADEEFAVRTVSTVEEAVSSATDRRAAVDCVVSAGRLDGATGLDLLDALGSHSTDLPVVLAPADGSESLASDAIAAGVTDYVPADADGETVRRRCREAIERGADRRRRRERADQFESFFATPGQFGAVLDADGTVVRLNRGALDALGRDEETLLGKRFWGLPWTDDSSRDLQRAVHRARSGEYAEFEAGLPGSSRDGEGVGGASGERAGGNDGARFEFTIRPVADESGDVDRLVVAGREVAERVRLEEELRESEELHRVTLNNMTDTVLVTDDDGEFTYVCPNVHFIFGYSAEEIHDLGTIDELLGEDLFDPDRLDAEGVLTNIECTATDEEGREHTLLVNVRQVSIQGGTTLYSCRDITKRKQRERALTQLHRTSRGLLYAETKSEIADRVVSDAASILPAAAAALYRFDRDENVLYPTAVSEKFADLVGTLPELRLDRDSPVTRAFVEDETRTCDREGRTGRGNRLDTAGRTDRIDRTDSATRTDRAPRSPFSTLGDYVAVPLGDHGVFVAAAADETFDEVAEEVAELLAATTEAAFDRVERDGELRERDRRLQRQNERLSQLNRVNEFIREIDQALVGAESREQIEAAVCERLTADDRFRFAWIGGTTALDRTLRPRTWAGAEQGYLDGVPFEFDGDPETVEPSVRTAERREATLVSNVAEHLRTGRWGKEAVSRDFQSVLSIPLVYDDVLFGTLTVYADHPDAFDEMVRSVLRELGDTVASAINAVQRKEALQSDTVVELEYRVADPSALLARLASETGATIAVEGDVTGDDGTTLVFATVAGAPLDGVVAAADESVGVADAESIRETDEGGLVGLRLRGEFVTAALADHGALLRHFEATPEGISLTVDVPDSVTTRSIDEVVSNTYDAAEPVAQRERTRALDTRGRTGRLVDDLTERQLEVAQMAYHAGFFDSKRDVTGREVAEMLDISHTAFYDHVRRIERKLFSSLFENRPRPSEVE
- a CDS encoding rubrerythrin-like domain-containing protein, which codes for MRTRDPDYDADEDYEYECLNCGETVSASSHPGGCGDCGSSMRNRGMPYE